GCTTGGAGCGTTCGTGGCGGCCCCGAGGCAGTCTCCGTCCAAAGAAAGGCCGGCCCGCGATGAAATTTCACTTCATCGCGGGCCGGCCTTTCTTTTGTTTCACGGGATGCGGCGGAGCGGCTCAGCCGCGGCGGAACGTGGCGACGCCCGCGGCGAGGAGCAGCGCGGCGATGACTGCGCCGGTCGCAAGCCCCATGACGCCGGATTCTTCGCTGTCTTTCAGCACTTCCTCACGGCTGAGAATGCCTTCCAGAACGCACGGCGCCTGATCGGGCGCGGGATGGAGCGCGCCGTCCTTCTGAACGGCTTTCACCGTGACCTGGCGGCCGTCGAGGTCGGAGATGCGGTAGGAGAAGCGCAGCGCGCCGCGCACGTTGCCCTTGGAGCGCGACAGATAGCGCTCGCTGCCGAGGAGCTTGCCGTACGTTACCAGTCCGGCGCGCGCGAGTTCCCCGCCGTCGAACTCCCGGCAGAACGCTGGCGTCGGCAGGGTCCTGAGCAGTTCCGGCGCCAGGACGAAGGCGCCGAGCTTGGCTTCGCCGACGAGCGTGCGGCTGCCCAGCGCTCCGGAATAGATTTTCTTCCACTCGTATTTGTTTTTGCCGTCCGTACCGACTCTTTCGTAACGTTCGGTCAGGCGCTCGGCCTTGGGCGAGGGCAGCGTGACGTTCAGCTCTCCGTCCACCGCCGGCGCGGTCATCTCCAGAACGCCGCCGCACACGACCAGGCGGCCTTCGTTTTCCGGCAGGACGGCCGGCTCGCCGAGGAACGCGGCGGCGGCCAGCTGCTCCTGCGCTTTCGGCATGTCGTTATGCATCTTCCAGACGAGAGCGCCCGTTCCGATTCCCAGCAGGACCAAAACGGCGCCGATGATTTTCTTCATGAAGCTTCCTCCTTCGTCGATGTTGTGATGGGGCCGGCGTTTCGAAAAAACGATTGCAGTGTAGCAGAAACATACCGGCCGGTCATCGCCCAAAGGGGTGAAGCGGCGCCGGCCGCGGGCGGATGGGCAAGCTCGTTTTTCGCGCGGCGCTGCGAAGGCGCCGCCATTTTTATGGTATTATGAACGAAGATCGGCTATAATTTTCGAACGATCGTGTGATTGCGGGCTGAGTGTTGCGGTCCGAACAGAGGAGGAATTTCATCATGCACGTGTTCGCTTTTTTGCTGGCGGCCGCCGGAGCGGCGCTGTCCCTGTGTTACAGCGGCTGTCTCGCCATGATCATGGAAAGCGGTTTTGAGCTGGGCTGGCTGAAGGACTTCGCTTCGCTCGATCCCAAGTCGATGTGCGTCGTCGCTTCTTCCGCTCTGGCGGTGCTGGGGGCGCTGCTGGCCCTGTTCAGGAAAAAGCTTGCGGCGCTGCTGCTGTTCGCGGCGGCGGGGATCTCTTTGTACTGCGAGTTCAGGCTGAAAATCGTCTATCCCTACGTTCGCGCTTCGGCGGTGCTGTTCGCGGCGGCCGCACTGATGGGCATGAAGGTCCGCGGCGCGGAGGACGAATACGGGGACGAGGAATATGTCGGCAAGGAGCCGGAAATGGCCGACCCCGCTCCGGCGACGGCGCTTGACCGCGAAGTGAAAGATGAGCTCGCCGCGGCGGAGGAGGGAATGCCGGCCCCGAAGGCGGGCTGTTCGCGCCTCTGGGGGTTCCTGCTGGCGTTGGCGGCGGCAGGTTATACGCTCTGGCAGAGCGGCATGTGGCCGGTCGTGCAGGCACACTTCGTCGATCTCGAATGGTATAAGAATCTTCCCTCGCTCGACGCCAAATCGTTAAGCGCGCTTGCCGCGGCGGCTCTGGCCTTGTTGGGCGGCCTGCTGGCGCTGGCGAAGCGTGCCGGCGCTACGCTGTTTTTGACCGTTGCGGCCGTGGTCTGCGCGGTGGCCCAGCTTCACTGGGACGTCTGGTTCCCCGCGTCCTGGGGGCTTTTGTCCTCTGCCTTGTCGCCGGCGCGGTTTCCTGGCCCGGTGCGGCGGTGGACGCGGCCCGGGCGGGACGCCGTTACACGTCGGCCTATGTTTTCGCCTTTATTTTCGCGCTGGCGGCTGCGGCTATTTCGCTTTATCAGAGCGGGGCGTGCCGCGTTCTTGGCGAAAAGTTCGGCGGCGGTTTCTGCCTGGCCGCGCTGGGCGATCTGGACGCGAAGACGCTATGCGCCGCGGTGACGGCGGCGCTTGGCCTTGCGGGCGGCCTGCTGGCGCTCTGCGGCCTGCGCTTTTCCGCCTGGCTGCTGCTGGCGGCGATGTTCGTCTCGCTGGGGGGCGAACTGATCTGGCCCGAGTATTACGCGTTCTCATGGATCGCGCTGCTGCTGTACGCGCTCTCCGCGTTGCTGAGCAGCGCGCTGGTGAGGGCCGGTGAGGAAACGCCCGTGAAGAAACTGCCGCTCTCCGTCGCCGTGATCGCCATGATGGCGGCGGCCGGAGCCGGCGGCGCCGCCGTGTGGTATTACGACAAGGGCGTGATGGCGGAGAGGTTCCGCGACGCCCGTGCCAACGATCCCGCCTATCAGCAGATCGCCGAAGAGGTGAAAGCGAAGGACGCGAGGATCGCCGAAACGGACGGCAAGGTGCGGGAGCAGATGGGGCTCGTGGCCGAGCGCGAGCAGAAGATCGGCGAGCTGACGGCGGTCAGTGCCGCCAAGGACGAAGAGATCAGGAAACTGACCGCTCAAAGCGCCGCGCGCGACGAACGGATCGCGGCGCTGAACGCCCGGCTTGAGCGGGCCAAGACGGAGCTGGCCGCGGCGCAAGCCGAGTCGAGACGGAAGTTCGTCTACCTGCGCGGCAGCAACAACGTGCGCGACGTGCCGAACGCCGACAAAGGGTCCAAAGTCATCGGCCGCCTCAGCAACGAAACGGCCGAAGTCGTCGGCTCGCAGGGCGGCTGGTATCAGGTGAAAGGCTCCTTCGGCGCCGGCTGGGTCTTCGGCAAAAACGCCGTGATGCTGGATCTGGGCAGATAAAACTTCAAAGCGGAGAACAACGGCGAAGAAGCCGCCTCGATCGAGATTTTGAGGCGGCTTCTTTCTTTTGGGACCCCCGGCGGGGAGCGGGGGCGCTTTCCCATCGGCGGGCGGCGGTGCTACAATATGAAGCGGCAAACAGAAACAGAGTGAAGGCGGTCGATAGAAGTGAAGAAACTGATAACGGCGATGTGGCTGATCTGGCTCTGCGTCCCGGCCTGGGCGCGGCCGGAGGAGATCTTCCGGATCGAGATCCCCGCGGCGGCGGGCGGCATGGCGCGCGCCGTCCGCCCCAACGGACAGACGAAAGATCTCGGCAAAGTGCTGCGCGTGCCCACGGCCACGCGATATCCCGGCTACACGGCCAGCGCCTGGGCCGAACCCGGCACCGTGGCGGCCACGGCGGTGAACGCGATCCACCTGACGGTTTCCGTGGAGAACGAAAAGGGGCGCATCGTCAGCCTTGTGCCGGCGGAGACGATCGCTCCCGCGGCGGGCGCGTCGGCGGCGTTCGTGATCGACTGTCCGGCCGGTGCGGGGCTGTTCGGCGGCTGGGCGCCGGTGGTGGGCGACCGGGCGCGCGTGCGCCGCGCCGACGGCACGCTGCGCGAGCTGACGGCGGCTCAGCTGCCCGAACCCGGCGAGACGCTGGTGGTGTCGGTGACGGAAGACCTCGACGGACCCTACATGTTCGACTTCGAAAACCGCGCCGGCGGCGAGGTGCGGGCGTACTGGCGCGGCGGCGGCAAGGCGATCGCCTCCGTGGAGCGCCCCTTCCGCGGCGTGGGACGCTTCGGCGGCAGCAAGTTCCAGCGCCGCAGCGCCCTGCGCGCCAATCATTGCGGCGTGATCTGCGTGAGCACGAGCGACGTCGGCGACATCGGCGGCTTCCAGATCATTCCTTACGAGCATTCGTTCTCGCCGGAAATGAAATCGGCGTGGGAGAAGACGCAGTGGATGATCGTTCGTTCCCTCGACGGCGAAAAGATGACGGCGCGCGCGCCGCTTTTCAAGGGCGTTTTCACGCCGGGAGCGCAGGCGCTGGAGAAGCTGTGGGATTTCTGGTCCACGTACGGCCGCCGCTCGCTGGTGATGTGCCGCGTCGACGGCGGCGAATGGCGGCGTTTTAACGCCGCAGCCGGCAAGGACGACCACGCCTTCGACCATATCACGCATCTGCGCATCTACGCGCCCTTCACCAGGGAACCGGGCAGGAAGACGCATCTGGGCGACTTCCGCTGAACGTTGCGGAAAAAACGTAAAACAAAAAGGAGTTCACGAAAATTTTTCGGTGAACTCCTTTTTTAATCGGGCAGAAACGGCTTGAGCTTGGCCGCGAGCCGGCGCCACAGCGGCGCGCAAAGGCGCGCGAGACGGCTCCGCGCGTGGAACAGCCCCCAGCCGGCCAGCAGGGCCGAAACGGCGAGCAGCGGATGATCCGCGCAGAACTGCAGTAGCCCCGCGGCCGGGGCGACGTAAACGAAGCGGAAAAACCGCTCGCCCGTCAGGCGCGCCACCAGCGGCGCGAGAAACAGGCGCATCACGGCGTAATAACAGCACAGCGACAGCGGCGCCAGCACGGCGATCAAGCGGATGAAGCGGCGGTTCTCGTCCAGCGCCTGCTGCGAGATGGCCCGCGCGTAACATTCCGTGCCGCTGCCCATGAAGCGGTAAGCCCAGCGCTGCCACCGGCCGAGCCCCTGCACGCTCCGGTCGATCCGGGCGCAGGCTTCCCGGTAGACGCGCGCGAAGATCTGCACCTCGATGAAGCGCACCAGGTTGAAGCCGAATTCGCCGTAGATCTCCCTGACCTTTTTGAGCGGAAAGTCCCAGCGGGTGAAGTAGTAGTAAAGATTCTGCATGGCGATGCCGAGCGAGAGGGCGCGCACCACGAATCCCAGCGAGGCGACGCTGATCACGTGCAGGCGCGCCAGCGCGTAGCCCGTCAGGAAGACGACGAGCGTCGTGAAGGACTTGAAGAGGCTGACGATCACCAGTTCGAGAAAGCGCCGCCGCACCTGCTCGGCCACGCGCTGCTCCCGCGCCCGCCGCATCACCGTGTCGTCGATGTAATCGGGGATCGCGCGCGTGATCCGGTCGAACCAGCCGTCGTAGCGGCGGACGGGCAGCGGCGCGGCGGGCGCGGCGGGGAAATATTTCTCCACCAGAAAGACGCTGAGCCGATGCGACAGGCGCTGGCGCAGCAGAATAAAGCCCAGCGCGCTCAGAAGCAGCGAATGGGCGACGACGAAAGAGATCAGTGAGGAAAGGAAATTCAGCACAGCGCACCTCGGAAGACGAAAAGTCGGCTTGCCGCCGCGGCAGTTTGTTCCATTTTACACTGAGCTTTCGGAAATTGCGATTTTTCCCCGAGGAACGGAGGATTCCGGCGCAAGCTCTTCCTGTATGAAGCGAAAACGTGCCGCGCGGAACATACAGCGGCGGCCGTCAATGATAACGAAGCGAGCTGAGGATACGTTCCGTTTCGGGCGTGTCGCCGTCCTTGACGATCTGCGTGACGAACCACGCGCCGTTTTCGATCGCGAAGCGGAAACGGCTTTTCGTCTCGGTTTGACTGCGCGAGTCTTTGCCCACGACGGTGAACGAGCAGGAACCGTCCGCCGCGGCGGAGACGGCGCTGGTTTGGGCGCCGCCTTCGCGAAGCTGCTCGGCAAGGTATCCGGCGACCGTCTGCGGATCGAGGTCAGCCTTTTCCCGAGCGCTGGCCACCGCCTGAACCGTCAGCGTGATCACGGTCTTTTTGTTGGCGGCGGTCAGCGTTACGCTGTCGTCGGCGCGGACTGCGGCGTCCCATGTTTCGGGAAAGACGACGGTCAGCGCTTTGGTGCGGATCTCCGTGGCGGAGGCCGAACGGGCGCACAGCATGACGATGAACAGCGCCATCAGTTTTTTCATGAAAACCCCTCCCGGGCACATCAATTTTGTCTTTGCGCCTGCGGTGCGCCGCGCGCTCATTCTTCGTCGAGCACCTTGACGTAATAGCCGTCCTTGCGGCGGTAGGCGCCGTGGATCTCGGTGTCGAAGCCGGGGAACAGTTCGCCCGTCTCGCAGAGCATGTTCAGGTAATCCAGCACGGCGGCGCTCTTCTCGGTGACTTTCTCGCCGGGCATGACCAGCGGCACGCCGGGCGGGTAGGGCAGGATCATGTCGGCGCTGACTTGGCCGAGCAGTTCCGCCAGCGGCACCTCGTGCGTTTCGCCGCGCAGGTTTTTCTGAAAGGCCTGGTACGGCGTGTATTCCATCTCCGGCAGATCGTCGTAGGCGTGGTACATCAGCTTGGGCAGGTCGCGTTTGCGCATCACGCGGTGCAGGCCGCGCGTGAGCTGCTGCAGCGACATGTTCATGTAAAACACGGGATCGAGCTTGAACAGGTCGGGCATGGCCTCGCGGATGGGAACGTCGTTGTCGTAGTCGCGCTTGAAATCCTGAAGCGCTCGCAGCAGCGCCTTGGTGCGCAGCTCGTCGACGCCGAGCGCGAACAGGAACAGCATGTGGTACGGCCCCGTCTTCTCGGTGACGACGCCGTGATTGTTAAGGTAGCGCGACACCACGGCGGCGGGGATGCCCTCTTCCATGAGCTGTCCCGTGGGATCCATGCCGGGCGTGAGCACGGAGACGCGGATCGGGTCGAGGTAGTTGAAGTCCTCGTCGGCGCCGAGGAAACCGTGCCAGCGTTCGCCGCGGGAGATGGGCCAGCATTTGGTCTCGGAAATGTCGTCGGGCTGCCAGCACTTGAAGAACCACGTGCTGCATTCGTCGTGCAGGCGCGCCAGCTCGCGGCGGAAAGTCATGGCGCGGTCGATGGAGTTCTGCAGCAGCCGCCGTCCCTGGTTGCCCGTCATCATCGCCGCGCCCGTCTCGGCGCTGGCGACGATGGGATAGTTGGCCGAGGTGGTGGTGTGCATCATGTAAACCTCGTCGAGCACGGATGCGTCGTACTCGCCCTTGACGTGAACGTAACTCGCCTGCGCGAAGGAGGCCAGCATCTTGTGCGCCGACTGCGTTTCAAAAATGGTCTTGCCGGCCGTCGCTTCGCCGCACATGCCGAACTTGTTCTCGTAGATTTGGTTGAACGGCGCGTAGGGCGACCAGGCGCTGTCGAAATGAATTTTTTTCACCGGCAGGTTGGCCTTGATCCAGCTGCAGTCGTAGAGCAGCCCGTCGTAAGTGCTGTCGCTGATGACCGCGTAGGTGGGCCAGGTGGCGTCGTCGCGCTGGGAAAGTTTGTAATGGATGGCCTCGGACGTGAACTCGTCGGCGGGGATGCCGCCGATCATGCCGTAGGCGTTGCGCGTCGGCAGCAAATAAATGGGCACCACGTCGCACATCATCAGCAGGTGCGTCATCGACTTGTGGCAGTTGCGGTCGATCAGCACCGTGTCGCCCTGCGACACGCAGTACATGCCGACGATCTTGTTGGCCGTGGACGTGCCGTTGGTGACGATGTAGCTGCGGTCGGCGTTGAAGGCGCGGGCGATCAGCTCTTCGGCGTCTTTGTGCACGCCGGTGTGTTCCAGCAGCGAGCCCATGTCGGGCACCGACACCGACGTGTCGGCGCGGAAGGCGTTGGCTCCGTAGAATTTGTAGTAAGCCCAGCCCATGGCGTGATGGCGGAACGCCGAGCCGAGCAGGTGCCCCGTGGTACAGAAGGTGTTCTTCTTCGCGTCGGCGAACTTGAACAGCGCGCGCGTGAACGGCGGCAGCAGCAGCTCGAAATAGCGGCGCACGGCGCGGTCGATTTTCGCCGCGGTTCTCTCGGCGTTGCGGCAGGGCAGCGGCACGAAGGCCAGCGTCAGTTTGTCCTTGTCCGGCGGCTGCAGTTCCTTGGCGGCCCCCGGGCTGGTCAGAGCGAAAAAGGGCAGGCGCTCGTTCAGTTCCCCCATAGAAGCGTACAGTTCGCCGCCCATCGTGTCCCAGTCGATGATCGCGCCGGCGGCTTCGGGGCGCTGCTCCAGCATGTCGACAAGGCTTCCCTCCAATTCCGGACGCTGCAGGCGGTAGCCTTTATTTTCCAGTTCTTCGAAAAGCTCGGCGGTTTCGGGGCTGTCGAAAATCGAATCCGAAGCGCGGTCGAGCAGCAAGAGGACGTTCATCTCGCCCCCCCTTTCTGGGAAGATCGGTGATCGTTACGTGGTACTTTATAAGCGCTTTCGCCTCAAAGCGCAAGGGCGGAAATCGGAAAAATCCGGCGGCGCGAAAATTTCATGCGGCGCGAAGAATCGCCCCTCTTCCGCTTTCTCTGGAAGAAGGGGCGAAAATTCAGCAATAGGTTTATTTGTCTCATCTCTCCAGGGGCGGGCGAAAAAAGCCTTTTGCCCCAATTTGTTGCAACGGGGCGGCGCCTTACGGCGCGCCGCCCATGAAGCGTCCTTCGAAAGCCAGCAGCACGGCTTTCATCTTTTCGTCCATGGCCGCTAGCGCTGCCGCGCGCATCGCCTCCGGCACGCCGAAGCGGACCTGCGCCAGCGCGCCGGCCATGTCGGCCTGCGTATCGGTGTCGCCGTTGAGAAGCAGCGCTTTGGCGACGGCGTCCTCGTAGGACGAGCTTTCGAGGAAACAGCGCACGGCCTGGGGCACGCTGCCCTGGCAGGCGGCGCTGAACGCATAGCCCTGCGCCATGATCTGCGCTACTGGCGTGCTCAGGTCGCAGCCGAACGTCGCCTCGAGATAATTTTTCAGCTCGTCGTTGGACGCTCCCTGACGCAGCGTGAAAACGGCGGCGGCGATGATCTGCGCGCCCTTGACGCCTTCGGGATGCCCGTGTGTGTAAAGGGCGCTGGCGCGCGCCAGTTCAAGGGCCTCGTCGCGCGTGCGCGCCGCCCAGCCGACGGGGGAAACGCGCATGGCCGAGCCGTTGCCGAAGCTGTCGTTTCGGGCCAGCTCGCCGTTTTCGAGCCAGAGGCGGAAGCCGCGTCCATAGCCGCGGTTCGGATACGCGCGGCCCCATTCCATGTAGCCGCGGGCGAAGCGTTCCGCGCTGCGGTCGCCGCCGAGCAGCGTTTCCGCCGTGGCGAAAGTGAGGATCGAGTCGTCGGTGAAACGGCAGCCGCCGTTGAGCAGCGGCCGCGAACCGTCGTAACGGGAACAACGGCTCTCGTACTGAGCGCCGCAGAAATCGCCGAGAATCGCGCCGAGCATTTTTTCATTCCTCCTGTTTTGAGAGTGAAACCTCTGCGTCCTCCGCTGTGTTATGATTATTGTACCGCAGGATCGCCGTTTCGCGAAAGACGGCGCTCCATGAGGAGGCTGATCGATGAGAATCCTTCACACGTCGGACTGGCATCTGGGACGCAAGCTCTGCGGCCAGGAGCGGGCCGACGAATTCCGCCAGTTTCTCGACTGGCTGACGGATACGCTGATTTGCGAACGTGTCGACGCGCTCGTCGTGGCGGGGGACGTTTTCGATTCCTACACGCCGCCCTTGTGGGCGCAGAGCCTTTATTACCGTTTTCTCACGGGACTGTCGCGCACGCCCTGCCGCAGCGCGGTGATCGTGGCCGGCAATCACGATTCGGCGGCGCTGCTCGACTCGCCCCGGGAGCTGCTGGACCGTCTCGACGTCCACGTCGTGGGCGCGCCGGCGGCGGAGCCCGGCGCGGAGCTTTTCGAGCTGCCGGACGCGCAGGGGAAAACGGGCGCGTTGTGCTGCGCCGTGCCGTTTCTGCGCTCGCGCGACCTCTGCGGCGCGCTTGTCGGCGAAGACGCCGACGCGATCGCGCGCGCCGAACTGGACGGCTTCGCGAAGCATTACGCCGCCGTGTGCGCGCTGGCCGAAACGCGGCGCGCGGGGCGCGATATCCCCGTCGTCGCCCTGGGGCACTGCTTTGCCGCCGGCGGAACCGTGCGCGCCGACGACGGCGTGCGCGACCTGGCGGTCGGTTCACTGGGCGCGGTGCCGCTGTCGGCTTTTCCCGAAAACGTCGATTATCTGGCGCTGGGGCACCTGCACGCGCCGCAGATCTGCGGCGGGCTCGAGAGCCGCCGTTATTGCGGCGCGCCGCTGTGCATGGGCTTCGGCGAGGCGGGGCAGAAAAAGCAGGTCTGCGTCGTCGATTTCGACGGGCGCGCCGTTTCGGTGCGCGCGATCGACGTGCCCGTGTGGCAGGAGATCCGCCGCCTGAAAGGCTCCTTCGACGAGATCGCCGCCGCTTTGAGCGAACTCGAACGGTCCGGCCGCTC
This sequence is a window from Pyramidobacter sp. YE332. Protein-coding genes within it:
- the ldcC gene encoding lysine decarboxylase LdcC, with product MNVLLLLDRASDSIFDSPETAELFEELENKGYRLQRPELEGSLVDMLEQRPEAAGAIIDWDTMGGELYASMGELNERLPFFALTSPGAAKELQPPDKDKLTLAFVPLPCRNAERTAAKIDRAVRRYFELLLPPFTRALFKFADAKKNTFCTTGHLLGSAFRHHAMGWAYYKFYGANAFRADTSVSVPDMGSLLEHTGVHKDAEELIARAFNADRSYIVTNGTSTANKIVGMYCVSQGDTVLIDRNCHKSMTHLLMMCDVVPIYLLPTRNAYGMIGGIPADEFTSEAIHYKLSQRDDATWPTYAVISDSTYDGLLYDCSWIKANLPVKKIHFDSAWSPYAPFNQIYENKFGMCGEATAGKTIFETQSAHKMLASFAQASYVHVKGEYDASVLDEVYMMHTTTSANYPIVASAETGAAMMTGNQGRRLLQNSIDRAMTFRRELARLHDECSTWFFKCWQPDDISETKCWPISRGERWHGFLGADEDFNYLDPIRVSVLTPGMDPTGQLMEEGIPAAVVSRYLNNHGVVTEKTGPYHMLFLFALGVDELRTKALLRALQDFKRDYDNDVPIREAMPDLFKLDPVFYMNMSLQQLTRGLHRVMRKRDLPKLMYHAYDDLPEMEYTPYQAFQKNLRGETHEVPLAELLGQVSADMILPYPPGVPLVMPGEKVTEKSAAVLDYLNMLCETGELFPGFDTEIHGAYRRKDGYYVKVLDEE
- a CDS encoding ADP-ribosylglycohydrolase family protein, producing MLGAILGDFCGAQYESRCSRYDGSRPLLNGGCRFTDDSILTFATAETLLGGDRSAERFARGYMEWGRAYPNRGYGRGFRLWLENGELARNDSFGNGSAMRVSPVGWAARTRDEALELARASALYTHGHPEGVKGAQIIAAAVFTLRQGASNDELKNYLEATFGCDLSTPVAQIMAQGYAFSAACQGSVPQAVRCFLESSSYEDAVAKALLLNGDTDTQADMAGALAQVRFGVPEAMRAAALAAMDEKMKAVLLAFEGRFMGGAP
- a CDS encoding exonuclease SbcCD subunit D C-terminal domain-containing protein; translation: MRILHTSDWHLGRKLCGQERADEFRQFLDWLTDTLICERVDALVVAGDVFDSYTPPLWAQSLYYRFLTGLSRTPCRSAVIVAGNHDSAALLDSPRELLDRLDVHVVGAPAAEPGAELFELPDAQGKTGALCCAVPFLRSRDLCGALVGEDADAIARAELDGFAKHYAAVCALAETRRAGRDIPVVALGHCFAAGGTVRADDGVRDLAVGSLGAVPLSAFPENVDYLALGHLHAPQICGGLESRRYCGAPLCMGFGEAGQKKQVCVVDFDGRAVSVRAIDVPVWQEIRRLKGSFDEIAAALSELERSGRSVWVEADCADEGAQGLNDRIRELSGGAVKILRVKVAGAGPADAFSGAGDLNEDWSPREVFRLYLNEHQIEGAEAEALTGAYLEALEAVRTEAAR